The Magnetococcales bacterium nucleotide sequence TTGAGGGCGGAAAGGACAAAGGCAAAAGCCCCACAGGCACCCAGCAACAGGCGTGTTTCCGGTTTTTCCCGCAGGGTACGGCCAGCCTTGCGCACCCCGGCTATCACAAAGGGAAGGGCAGCCACACTCCAGGCCGCAGCGTGCAGCGGGGGCAAAAAACCTTCCATGATGTGCATACGGCAACACTCCCCATAAAATCCAGAGGAGGTCGTGCAGCGATGGTCCGGGGAGAGGAGTCGGTCGCTGGAGCGACCGGTTTTTTTCAAGATCAATCCACCCCGCGCCACCGGGGCACCCCGCCCGGATGGAAAAGAAGCAACAGCGCGCTTGCAACAGGGTACTGGCAGGTCTCCTGGCTTGCGGGTCTTTGCCTGGGTCCAGCCTTCCCGGTTTCCCAGTGGCCTTGTTGGATCAGGCTCGCCGCTCACAGTTGCGGGGGCAGCCACGGCATGGTACCTCGCCAAGCAAAGGCCACGACCGTGTTCCCATTTCATCCCCCGCAATTCGGCAATCGCGGAGGAATCCAGTACACCCCGAGGATTTTCAGGAGAATCGGGTGTGAAAGTCAAGGGGTTATTTCAGGTTGCTCTTGAACCGAAAACCTCCTCAATCGACCGGGCATCCAGAATGTTTTCGCTCCAGGCTTCGATGGATTCCTGGCTTGCGGCGTTGATCCTGGCAATCACCTGGTCAGGGAGTTCACCAAAGCGGCGGCGTAGCAGACGGAGCAGAATGGCAGCCTCGCCTTTTTGGGTGCCTTGCTCGATGCCTTGCTCGATGCCTTGTTCGATGCCTTGTTCGATGCCTTTCTGGATGCCTTTTTGCATGCCTTTCCGGGTGCCTTTCCGGATGCCTTTCCGGATGCCTTTCCGGGCACCTTTTTGTTCGCTTTCTTCCAGTGCCTTCAAAAATAAGGGGCGCAGGA carries:
- a CDS encoding DUF4351 domain-containing protein, whose protein sequence is MADVSVVKTEAEEMAMTINIMDNEVLRPLFLKALEESEQKGARKGIRKGIRKGTRKGMQKGIQKGIEQGIEQGIEQGIEQGTQKGEAAILLRLLRRRFGELPDQVIARINAASQESIEAWSENILDARSIEEVFGSRAT